The sequence below is a genomic window from Vicia villosa cultivar HV-30 ecotype Madison, WI unplaced genomic scaffold, Vvil1.0 ctg.000032F_1_1_3, whole genome shotgun sequence.
TATTCTAAAATTCTTTTGAAAATGCAAACTTCTTTCCATGCTTGGCCTAACTCTGGTGAAGCAGCTGAATGAAGACAGTGACATTTGAAGTTTGAGAATAGATTTAACGTAAATGCTGACTAATTTTCTTATTGGTTAGAACCGAAAAAAACGGAAAAGAAAATCACTAAAAGGGGGAATATGACACTGAAAACGTGAAAGGGCCACTACTGTCCTTTCCTTCCCACTGTTTTGTTAAATCTAAAGTCATAAAATTATAACCTATGGTGTATGTATGATGATAATGATGTTACACATGAAGTTAACTGAACTGAGTACATAATATTTTTGGGACAAAAGAACTAGATACATACATTACCTTTTGATAGTTGCTAAATCCAACTCCCTAAtatgtgtttttatttatttatttaggagCATATAGGGGGCAGATTGAGCAATAATCTTCTTACCTTTTGTTCTGGGCCGGACCTAGGCCCGATTCTTAATGAACTCTATTACATAGATGTGTGTACAAAAAATGCACCGCCAACACACCCTAGTGTATCTGTTCTATCAATCCCTGCATTAGTAGCATCAAATGCCGATCTGTGAATCACGTCGAGGATCTCTCAACGGACTCGAGTAGTTTTTGGCCGATTCTTCTAAAACCCGCTTATATAAGGGCACATGCACCAGGAAAATGTAGACattcttccatgtaaaacttttCATCCATCTCGTTTATTAATTGACTTAAACGTTGAAGTGTTTGCATGTACACCACCTCCTATCATATAGCACAAACCTCCATCCTCTTTCGCACTTCATCAACCCATGTTATTGTCGATCTTGGTCCACCTCATATCACACAACACCTTCCAAATAGAATAATTCTTGATTTTCATGTTTCTTGTATGGGAAGATAATGATTACTTAACATTGATGTTGCTTGTTTTTCTAACTAGGGGAGATATAATGAATTATAAGATGTATCAAACTATGTGTGGACCAAGGATGGTCTCCTATCACATGAATAAAAGCAAGACATCTTTTCAATAACATGGAGCACGACCTATCTTTATCTTTACATTAATAATTCTAAAAGATTGTGGCCCATATTTTTGCTTCTTTTCTCTTCATATTTTTTGTGCCCTATAACCTTATAATGCCACGAATGAAGACAACATCAACTCATTCTTGCTTTTTCTCTTGCCCATCTCTCCCCGTCCCTTGAAAACCTATGTCCCTTTATGAGGTCCCTTCTCTAACAAGTCATTCATTCCCAAGGTTAATTGAACCTACACCTCTTACAAGTACCACTTCTCATAACCACAACTTCTTTCAACAAgggaatattgaatattaaaggtaTTCCAAAACCTACTTACTAAGGAAGAGAATACAACAAAATAAGACTCTCCGGCTTAAGGGTTAGTCTCTGCAGTTGCGCGCAGAGGATATCCGATTCATACTAAAAGAATACGACAAAATAATaactaatatttttcaaaaaataaatacatatattaTTCACAATTAATGATAAGCCCTTTGTGAACATTTGATTAGTTTACTTCTTCTGACCACTCATGTCGGCAAAAGCAGGATCATAGATTGGTATGATTGAGACTAATGCATCATTTTCTTCCTGAATTTTAGTGCACtccatattgaaaaaaatgtattgctTTTATTCATGTGATAGGAGAAagattttatctaaaaaaataaCACAATTGTAATATGGAATTTGCATAAAATATAAATACTATAATctatacaaataaataatttgtgacttaagaaattaataatcaatttgttgactatgaagaagaagatgatgattctaTCAAAAGTTCACATGATCTTGAGAAACTAGAACAATGAACCGCTGCTTTTGGATTTGTAACCATGCCTTTATTATGCAGAAGATTGGGTTTATCTATATCATCATTTTCATGGCTAATCTCTTTGAGCATTGCTGTTACATCTTTCATTGTTGGTCTTTCTTCTGGTGATGGATTCACACAGAGAAGGGCCACACCTAACACTTGAAGCATCTCTTGTGTTCTTGTTCCACATTGCAATAGTAATTGCTGATCAAGAATAGATGTGAATTCGCTTTTCTTCTCTCTGATTTCGCCGATAACCCATGTTACAATGTGAGCATTCTCTGGAATTCTGTTATCGGTTGGTTCCATTCCGGTTAACATCTCGAGAAGCACGACACCGTAACTGTACACGTCGCTCTTTTCCGTGATCCTTGAACTGTATCCATATTCTGCAGTTTCACACATGATACTGTCATTAGCCAAAATGGACATAAAATAACCGCAACATGGTTTATTCTTATTAGACGACAATGTAAAACTAATTTATACTGACAATGCATGTTCTTAGTTCTCATTAGACCGATGTCCAATGTGAACTCATCATATTGCCTCGTAAACCTAtgcgtttttttaaaaataactgcATAATACTTGATTCTTAAGCTACtgattttttaaattctttttgacAAAAAAATGATGCAAGACTGATAAGCTCGTATGAAATGGTctttttcgaatcttaaaagtttTAAACTCACCAGGAGCTATGTATCCGTAAGAACCTGCAACGACATGTGAGGCTCTTGAGCAATCTGAGGAAATGACCAATTTTGCAAGGCCGAAATCAGCAAGAAAAGCTTCAAACTGTGGACCGACCAAGATGTTGTTAGCCTTAACGTCGCGATGGACGATTGGAGGGATACAATCATGATGAAGATATTCCAAACCATAAGCTGTTCCAAGTATGATCTTATACCTTGCATCCCAATCCAAGAACAATCTCTTTTCATGGAGCAATCCAAACAAACTTCCATTACATATGTAATCAAACAACAGCAATCTAGTTCTTCCATTGTTGCAGCATCCTAAAAGTCTTACTATGTTCTTATGCCTTATCGATCCAAGCGTCTGAACTTCTGCGGTAAAAAAATCTCGCTCTGGTGGCTCTTCATTCTTTATTGGCCATAGCTTCTTCACCGCAATAATCTGTTTTGTCGGAGTCTCTACGCGGTAAACAACACCCGAGCAACCTTTTCCGACGATATTTGAATCTGACAACTTGGAAACCACATCGTTGATATTGAAGTTAAGCTTCTGGAATGGAGTGAAAGACCATTCCATTTCAACTTCATCGAAATtatttctcccataaaaactgTCCCCTTGAATCCTTAGTGCTAAAATAACTCCACAAGTGACAATAGCAGAAGTTAAAATAACACCAAGGAAAGTGTAGATGATAATATTTCTTATCGATTTGTTTCCTTCGAGACTTCCGCTCGCACGACACTTGCTGTTAATGCAAAGATCAGGGTTGCCGGCGAATGCAGCAGAAGGTAAATCTTCGAAGAACTTCGTGTTGGGAAGAGTACCAGAGAATCTATTGTATGAAACATTTAGAGACACAAGATTATCAAGGTTACCAAGTACTAAAAGAGTACCTGTGATCTTGTTGTAAGATAGGTCCAAGATTGAAAGTTTTGAGAGATTCGAAAAAGTCTTTGGGATTGAACCTGTAAGAGAATTCCAACTCAAGTTCAATAGTATATCCAATCCTTGCAAGTAACCAATCTCGCTGGGAATAGAACCTATGATCTTATTGTTACTTAAGTCAAGCAActgcaaatccttacaaagtcctaGCGACTGAGGGATCGAACCGGCGATAAGGTTTCCGCTTAGAATCAACTTATTTAACGACGTAAGCTTGCCTAAGCTCTTGGGAATGCTTCCGGTGATTCGGTTTGAAGAAAGATCCAAGACGTTAAGATCGACTAAGAATTTTAATGATGAAGGAATGGTTCCTTGAAGCTCATTTTTATGCAAGTCAAGCATTTCTAAATGAGCACAGTTACCTATCTCATAAGGAATATCTTCACTGAGTTGATTATCTGACAGCTCCAGAAAGGTTAAACTTTTCAAAAGGCCAATTTCTCGCGGAATTTGACCGGTGAAATTGTTTGATCCAAGTCTTAACCTGATCAAGCTTGTGCATTTTCCAATATCGGGCGGAATTTGACCTGAAAGACTGTTTGATATCAGCAACAGCTGAGTTAAATTCTGCAGATGAAAGAGAGAATTCGGAATTGGACCGGTGAGGAAATTGTGCGAAAGATCAACTGCTTCGAGTTTCTGACAGTTAGATAATTCTGTTGGTATATTTCCATTAAGCTGATTTTGCCATGCATAGAAAAGAGTGAGT
It includes:
- the LOC131622564 gene encoding LRR receptor-like serine/threonine-protein kinase RGI2 is translated as MSNNALNFLILFLSISLFPFISSLNQEGLSLLSWLSTFNSSNSDTSTTFSSWDPAHRNPCRWDYIKCSAEEFVEEIVITSIDLRSEFPTQFLSFNHLRTLVISNGNLTGEIPSSVGNLSSSLVTLDLSFNSLTGKIPDEIGKLYELRWLSLNSNSLHGGIPTTIGNCSKLQHLELFDNQLSGMIPGEIGQLKALESLRAGGNQGIFGEIPMQISDCKALVFLGLAVTGISGEIPASIGELQNLKTLSVYTAHLTGQIPAEIQNCSALEDLFLYENQLSGKIPYEFGSMQSLKRVLLWKNNLTGTIPESLGNCTNLKVIDFSLNSLIGKLPLTLSNLLSLEEFLLSDNNIYGEIPSYVGNFSKLKQLELDNNRFSGEIPSVMGNLKELTLFYAWQNQLNGNIPTELSNCQKLEAVDLSHNFLTGPIPNSLFHLQNLTQLLLISNSLSGQIPPDIGKCTSLIRLRLGSNNFTGQIPREIGLLKSLTFLELSDNQLSEDIPYEIGNCAHLEMLDLHKNELQGTIPSSLKFLVDLNVLDLSSNRITGSIPKSLGKLTSLNKLILSGNLIAGSIPQSLGLCKDLQLLDLSNNKIIGSIPSEIGYLQGLDILLNLSWNSLTGSIPKTFSNLSKLSILDLSYNKITGTLLVLGNLDNLVSLNVSYNRFSGTLPNTKFFEDLPSAAFAGNPDLCINSKCRASGSLEGNKSIRNIIIYTFLGVILTSAIVTCGVILALRIQGDSFYGRNNFDEVEMEWSFTPFQKLNFNINDVVSKLSDSNIVGKGCSGVVYRVETPTKQIIAVKKLWPIKNEEPPERDFFTAEVQTLGSIRHKNIVRLLGCCNNGRTRLLLFDYICNGSLFGLLHEKRLFLDWDARYKIILGTAYGLEYLHHDCIPPIVHRDVKANNILVGPQFEAFLADFGLAKLVISSDCSRASHVVAGSYGYIAPEYGYSSRITEKSDVYSYGVVLLEMLTGMEPTDNRIPENAHIVTWVIGEIREKKSEFTSILDQQLLLQCGTRTQEMLQVLGVALLCVNPSPEERPTMKDVTAMLKEISHENDDIDKPNLLHNKGMVTNPKAAVHCSSFSRSCELLIESSSSSS